In Streptomyces nojiriensis, the sequence GTGCCGTCCACGATGAGCACGGTGTCCTCGGCGAAGCGCTTGGGGGCTGGAGAGCGAGCACCGGCCCGAGGTGGTCGGTGATCCGGTCCACCGCCGACTTCGACACCCCCAACAGAGGCGCGAGCCGACGCATGGTCAGGTTCGTGCGTCGGTACATCGCGACCAGCGGTGCCCGGTCCTGCGGCGGAAGGCTCCGCGGCCGGCCCTTGCGGACCGGATCAGTGCGTTCTTTCGATCTTGGTGCGGGTGCCGCAGACCGGGTCGGCAGCGTGCGCCTGCATCCGAGTGGAGGCACGCTGGAAGGTGAGGCCGGGCCCAATGAGTGAGTGGTCGGGCCGCGAAGTGGCGGTGCACCGACTTCGCCGGAGCGTCGGCAGTCGGGAGCTCGGCCGCCGACGGCTGTTGTCGCCGTCGCCTGAATGCAGAAAGCGGTGCGGCCACGGGCGAACAGCCGGCCTGTCGGGATCTGAGGTCAGGATGGCGAGTCAGAGCAGGGACCACGCGCTCGACCACGTGGTGCTCGTCGTATTCGAGAACCGGTCGTTGGACAACGTGCTCGGCCGGCTGTACGGGCCGCAGGACGGCAAGACGTTCGAGGGAGTGACCGGCAGGGACCTCACGAATCCGATCCCGGCATGGGCCGAGCACGGCGCCGACCGCAAGGTGGTGCCGTACACGGTGGCAGCGGACATGGACAGCCCTAATCCCGATACGGGGGAGGAGTATGCGCACACCAACACGCAGCTCTTCAACATCCTCGGCGAGCACAACCGCTTCAAGCTCGGCGAGGATATCTCGGCGCCGCACAACGCGCCCGAGCCCGGTCGGGCACCCACGATGGACGGCTTCGTCACCGACTACATCAGCACCCTGACCGGCGAACTGGGCCGCCAGCCCACCTACGGCGAGTACGCGCAGGTGATGACCGGGTTCACCCCGGAACAGATCCCCGTGCTGAGCGGCTTGGCGCGCGCCTTCGGGGTGTTCGACCACTGGTTCAGCGAGGTGCCGTCGCAGACGTTCACCAACCGGTCGTTCTGGACCGCGGCGACGGCGTCGGGGTTCGTGGTGAACTCGCCGGTCGAGAACTGGGTACTCAAGAACGATGCCGAGACGATCTTCAACCGGCTCGAGCAGCACGGCCGGACGTGGAAGGTGTACGTCGGCGAGCCGGACCGGTTCTCCATCACCGGCCTGATCCACTACCCGCGGCTCAAGGACCACTTCGACACGCACTTCGTGCCGTTCTCCCAGTTCGAGACGGACGCCGGCAACGGCGACCTGCCCGACTTCTCGTTCATCGAGCCGTGCCTGGTGCTTGGGCACGGGGACTACCACCCGGCGTTCTCGCGTGTCCTCGGCCACGGGGTCGTGATCCCCGACGTCGACCCGCCGTCCTCGATCCTGGGTGGCGAGGCGTTCCTTGCCCGGATCTACAACGCCTACAGGGCGATGCGGTCGCCGAGCGGGTCGAACGTGTGGAACACATCCCTGCTGATCGGCTGGGACGAACCCGGCGGCACCTACGACCACGTCCCACCCGGCCCGGTGCCGCCGCCCGACCCGTCCGCTCCGGCCGGACAGCTCGGGTTCACGTTCGACCGCTCGGGCTACCGGGTCCCGGCCGTCGTGGTCTCCCCGTGGGTGGCCGCAGGCGCGGTGTTCAACGAGGAACACCGCCACACCTCGCTGATCGCGACCCTGCGCGAGCAGTGGGACCTCGGCGCCCCGTTCACCGCGCGCGACGCCGCCGCCCGGACCGTCACCCACGCCTTCGCCCTCGAGACCCCGCGAGACCCGCACACCTGGCCCTCGCCGGCCCCGCGTCCCGTGCCCCAGTACGTCGAGGACGCCCTGCTCCTGGGCAGGACCCTCTCCACCCTGGGCAAGGCAGCCTTCGAAGGGATCCGCGGCTTCGCGGACCATCACAACATCCGCATCGAGGGACTTCCTGACGATCCCAAGGCCGAGGTCCCCCCGGAACAGGCCCTGCAGATCATGCGTGACTTCCTCGCCATCCACTTCCCCCGCCTGGTGCCACCCACCCAGGTACCGCAGACCCCGCACACCTGAGGCAGGCTGAACACCGGCCCGCGATGCCGTCGACGGGCAGTCCCGAGCCATGCCGTTCGCGGCCTGGACCGACAGCGTCATGGGGCGGTTCACGATCGGGCACGGCGACAGGGGAAGGTCCGTGGTTACGGGACAGCTCTTATCCTGCGCGCATGGGAAATTCGGGTGGGATGGCCGTGGCGCGCGCCACGGTGGCGGAACTGCGTGAGTTCGCGGCGGAGGCCGGCTTCGAGGACGTCGACGCCGACGCGGACCTGGGTGGCGGTTGGTCGGTCGTGTACTGCGCCGACCCGCCGGACGGCGCCGCGGCGGCGCTGGCGCGGCGGACCGGGGCGCCGGTGCTGACAGTGGCCTACCTCGACAGTGACGTCGGCTTCGTCGAGGGCGCCACCTTCGCCGGGGGCCGCTGGAAGGCGCTGCTCAACCGGGACACGGCCGAGGACTACGAGATACCCGTCGACCGGTTCCCCGTCGAGGCGGCCCTGGCGGGCGCCCTCGACTGGGCGGCCGCCGGCGGGCTGACCGCCGACCCGGATGGGGTGCGGGCCGTCCTCACCGGCTCCGAGGCCTTCGCGGAGGACCTCACGGACCGGCTCCTGGCCGCGCTCGGAACCGCGCCCGCGGCGCCCGGCGGGGAAGGCGCCTAGGCCGTCTCTTTCGGATCTTGTCGGCCGAGCCCGCGGCGTCCGGTGCCGTACATGGCAAGGCGGAGGGGCGCGCCGTGTACTCGACGTACTCGGGTGCCCCGACAACGCGGCCAGGTGCGGTGCCGGGCGTCGCGGGCCCGGCAAGATCCGGAAGAGACGGCCTAGAAGCCGGCCGGCGGCTGTCACATTCGGCGCGGCTGTCCGGTCCTCCCTGGTGACGGCGGAAACGAAGACCGCCCCGGCCACGGAGATGACTGTCATGCCGCGTATCTCGCTCACCCCGCCCCGCACCCTGCTCATGCGCATCGGGGCCTGGTACTCGCGCCGTACCTACGGCAAGGTGCTCGACCCCGGGCAGGCCTACGGGCACAACGCGCGCGTGCTCCTCTCCTACGTCCGGCTGGAGCAGAGCGTGGCGAAGTGGAACGCGCTCGACGCCGGGCTGAAGCATCTCGCCGTGATGGCGGCGGCGGCCCGCATCAACTGCTCGTGGTGCATGGACTTCGGTTACTGGGAGGGCCACGAGCTGGGCGTGCCGGCGGAGAAGATCGAGCGGGTGCCGCGGTGGCGGGAGGCGCCTGAGGTGTTCACCGAGCTGGAACTGCTGGTCATGGAGTACGCCGAGGCCATGACGGAGACCGAGCCGGCGGTCACGGACGAGCTCGCGCGGGAACTCGTCGCGCGGCTCGGCGAGGCGGCGTTCGTCGAGCTCACCGCGATGGTCGCGCTGGAGAACTGGCGCTCGCGCGTCAACAGCGCCTTCGGCCTGACCAGTCAGGGCTTCGCGGAGGCCTGCCAGGTCCCGGCCGGGCGGTGACCCTCTGACTCGTGCGGGTGACGGGGTTGTCCACAGGCTGGGGATCGTCCACAGGCTCCGGCGGGATTTCCCGGGAGGCCGGATCGTGGGATGTGTCCGGGCGCCGGGTCCGGGCACATCAACTCACTCGGTCTGGTGGTGTTCGTCATGTCCCGTACTTCCGCGGCCCCTTCGGTCTGCTCCGCCTCCTCCGCCTCCTCCGCCTCCTCCGCTCCCCGTGCTGCCGCCCTCGCTCCCGCCCCCTGCGCGACGTCCTCCGCGTGTCCCCCCGCGCGCCCGGTCCCGCCGTTCCCGCCGCTTCGCGTGGGGCGGGGCGGGGACCGGCTGCGCCGGGCCGTGCGACGACGCCGGCGGGCCGCGTCGGCCGCGCTGGCCTTCGTGGCGGCGGCCGTGGCGGTGGGCGGAACGGAGGCGCAGGCCTCGCGGAGCGCCGCGCGGCCCGAGGCGCGGGCCGCTCAGCGTGCGGCGCCACCCGTCGCGGTGCGGATGGTGTCGGCGCCCGTGCGCATCGCTGACGCGGCGACGGTGCGGCTGCTGCGTCCCGGGGACCGGGTGGACGTGGTCGCGGCGGAGCGCACCGGGCCGCCGAGGGTGGTGGCCGCGGGGGCGCTGGTCGCCGAAGTTCCCGATGCGGACAAGGGTGTTGCGGACGGCGGGGCGCTGGTGGTGCTGTCCGTCCCGCGGGACACGGCGCGGGGCCTCGTGGGTGCGGGTGCCACGACGCGACTGGCGGTGACGTTGTGCTGATTCGCACACCCGGTCAGTCAATTCACCTCAAGGTGGGGGCCGATTGGACACGCCGCGCCCGGACTGCCGTAGCTTTCGGAACCGTTGGCTCCGTGTTCGGTAGATGTGAAGAGAGGCTCAGTCGTGAGCGAGAAGAAGAAGGAGAGCGTGCTGGCAGGCTTCAAGGCCTTCCTGATGCGCGGCAACGTGGTCGACCTGGCGGTGGCCGTGGTCATCGGCGCCGCGTTCACGAACATCGTGAACTCGGTGGTCAAGGGGATCATCAGCCCGGTGGTGGGCGCGGTCGGCACCAAGAGCCTGGACGGCTACAAGTCCTGCCTCAAGGCTCCTTGCGCCATCGGCAAGGACGGCCAGCCGACGGGTGTGGAGATCCTCTGGGGCTCGGTGCTGAACGCGACGCTGACCTTCGTCATCACCGCCGCGGTCGTGTACTTCCTGATGGTGCTGCCGATGTCGAAGTACCTGGCCAAGCAGGAGGCCCGGCGCAAGGCGAAGGAAGGTGTCCAGGAGGTCGTCGAGATCACCGAGCTGGAGCTCCTGAAGGAGATCCGGGACGCTCTGGTCGCACAGCGCGGCGGTGGCGGCACGTCCCCCACCGGTTCACGCAACGGTTTCTGACCTCTCCGGCCGCCTGGGGCGGTCAGACGTGGTGCGGGGGCTTCTCGTCGAGGAAGCGGGCCAGGTCGGCCGCGCTTCCGCCGGCGGGCGGCCGCTCGCCCCAGCCGCGGTCGGTGTCGTCCGAGGACTGCTGGTCCAGCGGGTCGTCGAAGACCAGCCTGGGCTTCGGCCGCGGCTTGTCGGCCTCGGGGGCGGTACGCGGGGCCTGCGGGTCGGGGTCGGGGGCGCTGCTCATACCTCCAGGGTACGGCCGCCCGCGGCCCCGCCCGCTGCACCGCCCCGGCCCCCGCCCTGTCCCCCGGCCCGGTCCGGCCGGGCGCCCCGGCTGTGAGACGGGCGCCGGATCACCGGCACACCGCCGGGCACGTGGCACGGAAGCCGATGAGGGGCCGATCACGGCGCCCGCCTCCGCCCGTGACCGTTGCGGGGCCGCGGAGCGCGCCTCGCATCCGCCCGGGGCACAGGGGCCGCGCGGGCCGCGCGTCCGCCCTGCCGGAGGCTCCCGCCTCTGGTCTCCTGGCCGGTATGGCCTACTCCCCCATGACCGCTCGCAGCCCCGACGAACTCCACCGTGCCGCCACTCCGCTGGAGCTGTTCTTCGACCTCTGCTTCGTCGTCGCCATCGCCCAGGCCGGCGCGCGACTGGTGCACTCGCTCGCGGAGGGCCATCCCGGCGCCGGGGTGGTCGGCTACTTCTTCGTCTTCTTCGGCGTGTGGTGGGCCTGGATGAACTTCACCTGGTTCGCCTCGGCGTACGACGTGGACGACGTCCCGTACCGCATCGCGACGCTCGTGCAGATCGCCGGTGTGCTCGTGTACGCGGCCGGGGTGAGCCGGGCCTTCGACGACAACGACTGGGCGGTCGCGGTCACCGGCTACATCATCATGCGCGTCGCCCTGACGGCGCAGTGGCTGCGGGCGGCCTCCGGGGAGCAGGGCGAGGCCCGGGCGTCGGCGCTGAAGTACGCGGCCGGACTGGTGATCTGCCAGCTGGGCTGGATCGGCCTGCTGTTCGTCCCGGACGACCTGAAGCGCTGGCTGTTCCTCGTCCTGCTCGTCGCCGAGCTGGGGGTTCCGGTGATCGCCGAGCGCGGGCACCAGACGCCCTGGCACGCGCACCACATCGTGGAGCGGTACGGCCTGTTCACCATCATCGTGCTCGGCGAGACGATCGCCGCGGCCACGGTGGCGGTCAAGTCCGCGATCGACGAGCACGAGGCGCTGGACCAGCTGCTGCCCATCGCCGCGGGCGGGCTGCTGATCGTCTTCGCCGCGTGGTGGATCTACTTCGCCGTGCCGATGCACGAGCACCTGAACTCCAACCGCGAGGCCATCCGGTGGGGTTACGGACACCTGCTGATCTTCCTCTCGGGCGCGGCGATCGGCGCCGGCATCGAGGTCGCGGTCGAGCACGCGGTGGGCAAGGCACACATTTCCCAGGTCGCCGCGAACGCCGCCGTCACCGTCCCGACCGCGCTGTTCCTGCTGATGGTGTGGCTGCTGCACTCCCGCCACTTCAAGCGCGGCCTCGCCCAGCAGCTGGTCCTGCCGGTGTCCGCCCTCGTGACGCTCGCCTGCACCTGGTCGGGTACGTACGCCGTCCTGTGGGCGGGTCTCGTCGGGGTGCTGACGGTGGCGGTCGGCCTCACCCTGTCCACGCGGACCGCCGCGGCCACCGGTGCCGCCGTCTGACTCCCCGGGCCGCCGGCACCCGTACGCGCCCCCGCACCCTCATCCTCATCCTCATCCTCATCCCACCGAACCGTCACTCCCGCGCACCCGTCGCCGTTCTCCAGCGCAGAACGACGCGCACCCACTGGAGGCCCTGCCATGACACTCCCGGCACAACGCCACGGCACCGACCCCGGCGGGGAGCTGGCCGAGCCAGGCTTCTGGCAGCAGCCCCCCGCCCACCGCCTCGCGGCCTTCGCCCGGCTGCGTGCGGCCGACGGTCCGGTGTTCGTCCCCGAAGGGTCCGGGCGCGGCCACTGGGCCCTCGTCCGCCACGCCCAGGTGCAGGAGGCCAGCCGCCTCCCCAAGGTGTTCGCCAGTGCCCCCGGCGTGACCACCCCCGAGCCGGCCCGCTGGGTGCGGGCCCTGTTCGGGGACTCGATGGTCAATCTGGACGGCCCCGACCACGCCCAGCTGCGCAAGATCGTGCAACGCGCCTTCACGCCCCGCCTGCTGGCGGCCGCCGAGGCGGACATCCACGCCGTGGCCGCCCGCATCGTGGACGACGTACTGGCCGAGCGGCCCGACGAGTTCGTCTCGGCCGTGGCCTCGCGGCTGCCCCTGGAGGTCATCTGCAACATGATGGGCATCCCCGAGCACTACCGGGCCGAGATCGCCGACCGGGTCAACCACGCCTCCGAGAACATCGGTGTGGAGCGGGGCCTGGCCTCCCGGCTGCGGATGCCCGGGCGCGGGCTGCGCGCGCTCGCCCGGATGCAGCGGATGGTGGCGGGCATCGGGCGGGAGCGGCGCAAGCACCCCACCGACGACCTGATCTCGGCGCTGGTCTGTGCGAACGTCGACGGCCAGGCCCTCGGGGCCCGCCAGCTCGGCGCCTTCTTCTCCCTGTTGATGGTCGCCGGGGTGGAGACCACCCGGAACGCGATCACCCACGGACTGTCCCTGCTGACCGACCATCCGGACCAGCGGGACCTGCTGCTCTCGGACTTCGAGAAGTACGCGGACGGAGCGGTCGACGAGATGATCCGGCACTCGACGCCCATCATCCAGTTCCGCCGGACCGTGGCGGCCGAGCACACCATGGACGGGCACGTGTTCCGGCCGGGAGACAAGGTGGTCCTCTACTACGCCTCCGCCAACCGCGACGAGGCCGTCTTCCCCGACCCGGACGCCTTCGTCATCACCCGCTCGCCCAACCCGCACCTCGGGTTCGGCGGCGGCGGCCCGCACTTCTGCCTGGGCGCGCACCTGGCCCGGGTGGAGATGAAGTCCCTCTTCCGTGAACTGCTGACCCGGCCGGTCGGGCTGCGGGCGGTGGGCCTGCCGGACCTGGCGGGGTCGAACTTCGACAACCGGGTCCGCTCGCTGCGGTTCGCCTTCGAACGGCCCTGACCACGGGCCCGGACGAAGCGGAACCGGCCACCGGGCAGGCTGGGGGCCCGGCGGCCGGAGCGGGTGGTGGCGGCACCCTGCCTGTGGCTACCGCTGTACGCGCCGCACGGCGAGCACGCAGTGGGCGCTGCTGGTGAGCACGGACTCGTCGCCCGCGAAGGCCTGCAGGGTCTCCGGCGCGACCGGCTGCCCCGGGACCGCCTCGGGCCAGGCGCGGGTGGCGAAGAGGAAGTAGGCCTGCCCGCTCTCGTCCGCCGCGGCGACCCACTCGTCGGGGGCGGTGCAGCGCGCGTTCATCCCGGGCAGGGTGAGCGCGATCTGGTTGCCCTCCAGCAGGATCTGCACCGGGAAGGTGGCCGCCTTGAGGGTGCCGTCCATGACCACGTCGCCGATGGGCAGGCCGATCTCCTCCAGCAGCCCGCGGGCGGCTGCCTCGCCGGCCTCCCGGCCCTGCGGTCCGTCGCCGAGGGTGTAGGCGAGGAGGTACGGGATGTCGTGCGCCTCTTCGGGGTCTCCGATCCAGGCGAGCACCGAAAGGGTGCCGAGCTGGGACCGGTCGATTTCGGCTTGAGTAGAAGTCATGCGCGCACCCTAGTGCTCTCTCCGCCGAGCATTTCACGGCCCGTCACCCGGGCGGGCTAGACGGCCCAGAATCCCTCTCCGGAATTCGCCTGCGTGTTCGCGTCCTGGTACTGGAGCCGCACAATGCGCGCGCTTTCCGGGATTTCGAACACCACCCAGCCATCGGCCCGCTCACCGACCCCCAGGGAATCGAAGACGATCGGTTTGCCGGTCGTCAGCTCGCCGGTCTTCACCACCGGGTGACGCTGCCCCGCGCTGTCGTGCGCCCACATGCGTCCGAGCGCCCCGTACGAGGCGCCCCCCACGTTGACGAAGGACATCGAGGCGGCCACCCAGCGCTTCCCTGCGGGCGGTGCGAAGTTCTTGTCCACACTGATCGCCGGGTCCACGAAGGCCCCGAGGTCGACCTGGAGGTGTCGGCCGATCTGCCTGCCGTGCACCTGGGCTGTGCCACCCACACGGGCGTCCTTCACGCCAGGGCGTCCGGGGGCCTCCGCCGCGCCCGGCGCCCCGTCGTCCACCACGGCCGCCGGCGCGGCGGCGGGCGCGAGCACGTCCGGCTCCGGGGCGCTCTGGCAGGCGGTGGCACCGAACAGCAGGAGTGGGAGCAGGGCGAGGACGGGCAGGGGGAGGGCGGGCTGGCGCATGCAAGATCCCTTCGGGGACGTATTGCGGCCAGTTTCACGCGCCCGGGCAGGTAATTGCGAACAACGACACGAGCGCGCGGAGCAAGTGCGTACGCCCACCTGCCAGCACAATGCGTTCCGGTGGAATCCCGCCATCCGCAGCACCTGGAGGAAGAATGCCCATCCCCGCCCACCGAATGGCCCTCACGGCCTTCTCCGCACTGGCCGCCACCACGCTATTCGCCGCTCCGGCCGGCGCCACGGTTTTCAATCAAGGGATTTCCGTGCACGGTGACGCCTACGTCGCCAAGGACGGCGCCGTCACCCTTTCCGGGACGTACCACTGCGAGCAGGCGTCACCCATGGGGGCGATGCAGATCAAGGCGACCCTCGCCCAGGAGGGCGGCAGCCGGGTGAGCATCGGCGCGGAGCAGATCGTCTGCGACGGCAAGGAGCGCCGCTGGGTGGCCAACGCCCCGGGCGCCTTCGTGAACGTGCACCCGGGCCGCGCGGTGGTCACCGCGGAGCTCCAGGAGGTCCGGCTCTCGGGCCTGATGCCGAGGTCGGTCGACACGGTCGCCCAGGACTCGCGCGACGTCGAGGTCCGCGAGCACTGAGCGGTGGGAGCCCGCGGCACGCGCCCGGGATCAGGGCCGGGGCCGGGGCCGCCGCTACCGGCAGTCGGGGGCGACGCCCGTCATCGACATGAAGGCCACCGACCGGCACGCGAGGTCCTCGTGCGGCCGCCCCGTCGCCCGGTCCACGGCGGCCGGTACCCCGGCCACCAGCAGGAGCACGGCCAGGGCGCCCGTCACGGCGGCCTTGGTCAGCCCGCGCACGTCACGATCCGTTCCATGGCTCGCATCATCACCCCGACCCCGGAGTCCCACAACCCGGGGTGACCGCCCGGTCACCCCGTGCTCCGCCGGACGCCGCCGGCGTCGAACTCGCACCACACCGCCTTGCCGTCGCCCCGGGACTCCACGCCCCAGTGCGTGGCCAGCGCGTCCACCAGCAGCAGCCCGCGCCCCGTGGTGGCCGCCTCGCCCGGGGTGCGCCGGCGCGGCCACACGCTGGAGCGGTCCTTGACCCACAGCCGGATCCGCCGGACGGGCTCCGGCAGCACCTCCATCGTCAGCACCGCCCCGCCGTCCGTGTGCAGCAGGGCGTTGACCAGCAGTTCCCCGGCCGCCAGCTCCACGTCGTCGGCGAGCTCCGGCATGCCCCAGTCGCGCAGGGCCTGGCGCAGGGCGTAGCGGGCCTCCGAGAGGCCTTCCGGGTCGGCCTGGTGGACGTACTGGTGGATGCGCGGCGCCCGGTGGGTGCCCGGGTCGGG encodes:
- a CDS encoding carboxymuconolactone decarboxylase family protein yields the protein MPRISLTPPRTLLMRIGAWYSRRTYGKVLDPGQAYGHNARVLLSYVRLEQSVAKWNALDAGLKHLAVMAAAARINCSWCMDFGYWEGHELGVPAEKIERVPRWREAPEVFTELELLVMEYAEAMTETEPAVTDELARELVARLGEAAFVELTAMVALENWRSRVNSAFGLTSQGFAEACQVPAGR
- a CDS encoding cytochrome P450 → MTLPAQRHGTDPGGELAEPGFWQQPPAHRLAAFARLRAADGPVFVPEGSGRGHWALVRHAQVQEASRLPKVFASAPGVTTPEPARWVRALFGDSMVNLDGPDHAQLRKIVQRAFTPRLLAAAEADIHAVAARIVDDVLAERPDEFVSAVASRLPLEVICNMMGIPEHYRAEIADRVNHASENIGVERGLASRLRMPGRGLRALARMQRMVAGIGRERRKHPTDDLISALVCANVDGQALGARQLGAFFSLLMVAGVETTRNAITHGLSLLTDHPDQRDLLLSDFEKYADGAVDEMIRHSTPIIQFRRTVAAEHTMDGHVFRPGDKVVLYYASANRDEAVFPDPDAFVITRSPNPHLGFGGGGPHFCLGAHLARVEMKSLFRELLTRPVGLRAVGLPDLAGSNFDNRVRSLRFAFERP
- the mscL gene encoding large conductance mechanosensitive channel protein MscL, encoding MSEKKKESVLAGFKAFLMRGNVVDLAVAVVIGAAFTNIVNSVVKGIISPVVGAVGTKSLDGYKSCLKAPCAIGKDGQPTGVEILWGSVLNATLTFVITAAVVYFLMVLPMSKYLAKQEARRKAKEGVQEVVEITELELLKEIRDALVAQRGGGGTSPTGSRNGF
- a CDS encoding low temperature requirement protein A, whose amino-acid sequence is MTARSPDELHRAATPLELFFDLCFVVAIAQAGARLVHSLAEGHPGAGVVGYFFVFFGVWWAWMNFTWFASAYDVDDVPYRIATLVQIAGVLVYAAGVSRAFDDNDWAVAVTGYIIMRVALTAQWLRAASGEQGEARASALKYAAGLVICQLGWIGLLFVPDDLKRWLFLVLLVAELGVPVIAERGHQTPWHAHHIVERYGLFTIIVLGETIAAATVAVKSAIDEHEALDQLLPIAAGGLLIVFAAWWIYFAVPMHEHLNSNREAIRWGYGHLLIFLSGAAIGAGIEVAVEHAVGKAHISQVAANAAVTVPTALFLLMVWLLHSRHFKRGLAQQLVLPVSALVTLACTWSGTYAVLWAGLVGVLTVAVGLTLSTRTAAATGAAV
- a CDS encoding DUF5949 family protein → MTSTQAEIDRSQLGTLSVLAWIGDPEEAHDIPYLLAYTLGDGPQGREAGEAAARGLLEEIGLPIGDVVMDGTLKAATFPVQILLEGNQIALTLPGMNARCTAPDEWVAAADESGQAYFLFATRAWPEAVPGQPVAPETLQAFAGDESVLTSSAHCVLAVRRVQR
- a CDS encoding DUF6299 family protein; the encoded protein is MPIPAHRMALTAFSALAATTLFAAPAGATVFNQGISVHGDAYVAKDGAVTLSGTYHCEQASPMGAMQIKATLAQEGGSRVSIGAEQIVCDGKERRWVANAPGAFVNVHPGRAVVTAELQEVRLSGLMPRSVDTVAQDSRDVEVREH
- a CDS encoding alkaline phosphatase family protein — protein: MASQSRDHALDHVVLVVFENRSLDNVLGRLYGPQDGKTFEGVTGRDLTNPIPAWAEHGADRKVVPYTVAADMDSPNPDTGEEYAHTNTQLFNILGEHNRFKLGEDISAPHNAPEPGRAPTMDGFVTDYISTLTGELGRQPTYGEYAQVMTGFTPEQIPVLSGLARAFGVFDHWFSEVPSQTFTNRSFWTAATASGFVVNSPVENWVLKNDAETIFNRLEQHGRTWKVYVGEPDRFSITGLIHYPRLKDHFDTHFVPFSQFETDAGNGDLPDFSFIEPCLVLGHGDYHPAFSRVLGHGVVIPDVDPPSSILGGEAFLARIYNAYRAMRSPSGSNVWNTSLLIGWDEPGGTYDHVPPGPVPPPDPSAPAGQLGFTFDRSGYRVPAVVVSPWVAAGAVFNEEHRHTSLIATLREQWDLGAPFTARDAAARTVTHAFALETPRDPHTWPSPAPRPVPQYVEDALLLGRTLSTLGKAAFEGIRGFADHHNIRIEGLPDDPKAEVPPEQALQIMRDFLAIHFPRLVPPTQVPQTPHT